The following coding sequences are from one Triticum aestivum cultivar Chinese Spring chromosome 5A, IWGSC CS RefSeq v2.1, whole genome shotgun sequence window:
- the LOC123106338 gene encoding uncharacterized protein, whose amino-acid sequence MAAPRPWSSLHEDLLRRIILLLTCIADRVRASAVNKHGRLVALQNPSPLPCLVRPSTTLTESYRIFGRFPDPRPSLSTEGRAERFCGSAPGGWFVVASPHGRGHALLNLGTGERVALPDRVCIPINSGDIRCPMMIRAAAISAAPSSGACVVAAITSTRTTMAFCRPGMECWTSLPAKMTARPNAQDLTYHDGWFWAVDSDDDLFCYKAELSTSRQTILHLAYGIGAPRTDMAHGEIVSRYLLPSASGADLLMVRRFISPATGRTSRFQVFRLQKAQEGRPASWRVYKMTRQLLFVGRACSKAFDTGHAGNPGYIYFLDDVYPGGPHQQNQYPCADAGGWGYSIPGEIQRCLPSAPPSDTSSCIWYHH is encoded by the coding sequence ATggcggcgccgcgaccatggtCCAGCCTCCATGAAGACCTTCTCCGTCGTATCATCCTCCTGCTAACGTGCATCGCCGACCGCGTGAGGGCGTCGGCCGTCAACAAACACGGGCGCCTGGTCGCGCTCCAGAACCCGTCCCCGCTGCCATGCCTCGTCAGACCGTCCACCACCCTGACGGAGAGCTACCGGATCTTCGGTCGCTTCCCCGATCCGCGCCCGTCCCTCTCCACCGAGGGCCGCGCAGAGCGTTTCTGCGGCTCGGCTCCAGGCGGCTGGTTCGTGGTCGCATCCCCGCACGGGCGTGGCCACGCCCTGCTCAACCTCGGCACGGGCGAGCGCGTCGCCCTCCCGGATCGCGTCTGCATCCCCATCAACTCCGGCGACATCAGGTGCCCCATGATGATCCGCGCAGCCGCCATCTCTGCCGCCCCGTCTTCTGGTGCCTGCGTGGTCGCTGCCATAACGTCCACCAGGACAACCATGGCCTTCTGCCGGCCGGGCATGGAGTGCTGGACGTCGCTGCCGGCAAAGATGACGGCCCGGCCGAACGCCCAAGACCTGACTTACCACGACGGATGGTTCTGGGCCGTCGACTCGGATGACGACCTCTTCTGCTACAAGGCCGAACTTTCGACATCTAGGCAAACCATTCTACATCTTGCCTACGGGATCGGTGCTCCCCGGACGGACATGGCACACGGCGAGATCGTGTCCCGCTACCTCCTGCCATCCGCCTCTGGCGCCGATCTGCTGATGGTGAGGAGATTCATCTCGCCGGCGACAGGCCGCACGTCCCGGTTCCAAGTCTTCAGGCTACAGAAGGCACAGGAGGGCCGGCCGGCTTCCTGGCGCGTCTACAAGATGACCCGGCAGCTGCTCTTCGTCGGCCGGGCCTGCTCCAAGGCCTTTGACACCGGACACGCCGGCAACCCGGGCTACATCTACTTCCTCGACGACGTCTACCCTGGTGGTCCGCACCAGCAGAACCAGTATCCTTGTGCTGATGCCGGCGGGTGGGGTTACTCAATCCCCGGTGAGATCCAGCGCTGCCTGCCATCGGCGCCACCCTCAGACACCTCGTCGTGCATTTGGTACCACCATTAA
- the LOC123101993 gene encoding alpha-galactosidase yields MVHTSSPSLLLVLLVAVAVAAGARLPVDAARNATLGELRVKNGLGRTPQMGWNSWNHFYCGISEGVIRETADALINTGLAKLGYKYVNIDDCWAELNRDYQGNMVPNKRTFPSGIKALADYVHAKGLKLGIYSDAGTQTCSNKMPGSLDHEEQDVKTFASWGVDYLKYDNCNDAGRNVKERYTRMSNAMKKYGKNIFFSLCEWGVENPATWARGMGGNSWRTTGDIADNWDSMTSRADQNDRWASYAGPGGWNDPDMLEVGNGGMSEAEYRSHFSIWALAKAPLLLGCDVRSMSPQTKNIISNTEVIAVNQDRLGVQGKKVQSDGGLEVWAGPLSGNRKVVVLWNRQGHQATITTHWSKVGLPVSAAVTARDLWAHSSFSAQGQLSASVAPHDCKMYILTPK; encoded by the exons ATGGTGCACACCTCGAGCCCGTCGTTGTTGCTCGTGCTGCTCgtcgcggtggcggtggcggcaggaGCCAGATTGCCCGTGGATGCGGCCCGGAACGCAACGTTGGGCGAGCTCCGCGTCAAGAACGGCCTCGGCAGGACCCCGCAGATGGG GTGGAACAGCTGGAACCACTTCTACTGCGGGATCAGCGAGGGAGTCATCAGGGAGACAG CTGATGCATTGATCAACACTGGTTTGGCGAAATTGGGCTACAAATATGTTAACATCG ATGATTGCTGGGCAGAATTAAACAGGGATTACCAG GGTAACATGGTTCCAAATAAAAGAACATTCCCCTCTGGCATCAAGGCGCTTGCAGATTATGTGCACGCGAAAGGGTTGAAGCTCGGCATCTACAGTGATGCTGG GACACAAACATGCAGTAACAAAATGCCAGGATCACTGGATCACGAAGAGCAAGATGTCAAGACGTTTGCGTCTTGG GGAGTTGATTATCTGAAGTACGACAACTGCAACGATGCTGGCAGGAACGTCAAGGAAAG ATACACTAGGATGAGCAACGCCATGAAGAAATACGGGAAGAACATCTTCTTCTCACTCTGCGAATG GGGAGTCGAAAACCCTGCTACATGGGCACGTGGCATGGGTGGTAATAGTTGGAGGACAACCGGCGACATTGCTGACAACTGGGACAG CATGACATCACGCGCAGACCAGAATGACAGATGGGCCTCCTACGCTGGACCTGGTGGATGGAACG ATCCTGATATGCTTGAAGTTGGAAATGGCGGGATGTCTGAAGCTGAGTACCGCTCGCACTTCAGCATCTGGGCACTTGCAAAG GCTCCTCTTCTTCTTGGGTGCGACGTGCGCTCGATGAGCCCGCAGACAAAGAACATAATCAGCAATACGGAGGTCATCGCTGTCAACCAAG ATAGACTTGGCGTGCAGGGAAAGAAGGTGCAATCCGATGGTGGTTTGGAG GTTTGGGCCGGACCACTCAGCGGCAACAGAAAGGTGGTGGTTCTATGGAATAGGCAGGGGCACCAAGCAACCATCACCACACACTGGTCAAAAGTCGGGCTTCCGGTATCCGCGGCTGTCACCGCTCGCGATCTATGGGCG CACTCGTCATTCTCCGCTCAGGGGCAGCTATCTGCATCAGTGGCGCCTCATGACTGCAAGATGTACATCCTGACACCAAAGTAA